One Microbacterium trichothecenolyticum DNA window includes the following coding sequences:
- a CDS encoding amino acid ABC transporter permease — protein sequence MIVLYLVGFGLPALGIFGRVPVVLWGTIAIVLTYSAYIAEVLRAGMEAVHPSQRVAARSLGLTHGQTLRIVVIPQGVRKVVPALMNDFVSMQKDVGLISVLGAVDAVRAAQISAAQYYNFTPYIVAALLFVAMALPMIRLTDYVSARLAKREQMGGIV from the coding sequence CTGATCGTGCTGTACCTGGTGGGTTTCGGTCTGCCGGCGCTCGGGATCTTCGGGCGCGTGCCGGTGGTGCTGTGGGGCACGATCGCCATCGTGCTGACGTACTCGGCGTACATCGCCGAGGTGCTGCGCGCGGGTATGGAGGCCGTGCATCCCTCGCAGCGCGTCGCCGCCCGCTCGCTGGGGTTGACGCACGGCCAGACGCTGCGCATCGTCGTGATCCCCCAGGGTGTGCGCAAGGTCGTGCCCGCGCTCATGAACGACTTCGTGTCGATGCAGAAAGACGTCGGGCTCATCTCGGTTCTGGGCGCGGTGGATGCCGTGCGCGCGGCGCAGATCTCCGCGGCGCAGTACTACAACTTCACGCCGTACATCGTGGCGGCGCTGCTGTTCGTGGCGATGGCGCTGCCGATGATCCGCCTGACCGACTACGTCTCGGCGCGGCTGGCGAAGCGCGAGCAGATGGGCGGCATCGTATGA
- a CDS encoding single-stranded DNA-binding protein, which translates to MAGETVITVVGNLTADPELRYTQNGLPVANFTIASTPRTFDRQANEWKDGEALFLRASVWREFAEHVAGSLTKGSRVIATGRLKQRSYQDREGNNRTSIELEVDEIGPSLRYATAQVTRAAGGGGGGGGQRPQVQQSNDEPWSTPGSSNGGGNSGADAWSTPGSYGDDTPF; encoded by the coding sequence ATGGCCGGCGAAACCGTCATCACCGTCGTGGGCAACCTCACCGCTGACCCCGAGCTGCGTTACACGCAGAACGGCCTGCCGGTGGCGAACTTCACGATCGCGTCGACCCCCCGCACGTTCGACCGTCAGGCGAACGAGTGGAAGGACGGCGAGGCGCTCTTCCTGCGCGCCTCGGTGTGGCGCGAGTTCGCCGAGCACGTCGCCGGTTCGCTGACGAAGGGCAGCCGTGTCATCGCGACCGGTCGCCTCAAGCAGCGTTCGTACCAGGACCGCGAGGGCAACAACCGCACCTCCATCGAACTCGAAGTCGATGAGATCGGCCCCTCGCTCCGCTACGCGACCGCCCAGGTCACCCGTGCCGCCGGCGGCGGCGGTGGTGGTGGCGGCCAGCGCCCGCAGGTGCAGCAGTCGAACGACGAGCCGTGGTCGACCCCCGGCTCGAGCAACGGCGGCGGTAACAGCGGCGCAGACGCGTGGAGCACTCCCGGTTCCTACGGAGACGACACCCCGTTCTGA
- the dnaB gene encoding replicative DNA helicase codes for MSIADIAEERLGKAPRPERTPPHDMLAEQSALGGMLLSKDAVADVIETLRGPDFYVPKHELIFEAILTLYSHGEPTDVVAVTDELIKTGELQRAGGADYLHTLTSIVPTAANAGYYASIVSERAMLRRLVEAGTRIVQMGYAGEGDPTELVNSAQAEIYNVSGDDSAEDYIPLTVAVDAAVDEIEAARGRDGSMTGIPTGFAGLDQLTNGLHPGQMIVLAARPAMGKSTLALDFARAAAIKSNAPCIFFSLEMGRSEIAMRLLSAEGAIPLQSMRKGTLDSRDWTTVAATRGRINDAPLYIDDSPNMTLVEIRAKCRRLKQREGLKMVVIDYLQLLTSGKRVESRQQEVSEFSRALKLMAKELQVPVIALSQLNRGAEQRADKKPALSDLRESGSIEQDADMVVLLHREAAYEKDSPRAGEADLIVAKHRNGPTDTITVAFQGHYSRFADMAPGM; via the coding sequence GTGTCGATCGCTGACATCGCCGAAGAGCGTCTCGGAAAAGCCCCGCGCCCCGAGCGCACCCCGCCGCACGACATGCTCGCCGAGCAGAGCGCCCTGGGCGGCATGCTGCTGTCGAAGGATGCCGTGGCCGACGTCATCGAGACGCTCCGCGGCCCCGACTTCTACGTGCCGAAGCACGAGCTGATCTTCGAGGCGATCCTCACCCTCTACTCGCACGGCGAGCCGACCGACGTCGTCGCGGTGACCGACGAACTCATCAAGACCGGTGAGCTGCAGCGCGCCGGGGGAGCGGACTACCTTCACACCCTCACCTCGATCGTTCCCACCGCGGCCAACGCCGGCTATTACGCGTCGATCGTGTCGGAGCGCGCGATGCTCCGCCGTCTCGTCGAAGCGGGCACCCGCATCGTGCAGATGGGCTACGCCGGCGAGGGCGACCCCACCGAGCTCGTCAACAGCGCCCAGGCCGAGATCTACAACGTCTCGGGCGACGACAGTGCCGAAGACTACATCCCCCTGACGGTGGCCGTGGATGCCGCGGTCGACGAGATCGAGGCCGCCCGCGGGCGCGACGGCTCGATGACCGGCATCCCCACCGGCTTCGCCGGTCTCGACCAGTTGACGAACGGCCTGCACCCCGGCCAGATGATCGTGCTCGCGGCCCGCCCCGCCATGGGTAAGTCGACGCTCGCGCTCGACTTCGCCCGCGCCGCCGCGATCAAGTCGAACGCGCCGTGCATCTTCTTCTCGCTCGAGATGGGCCGCTCCGAGATCGCGATGCGCCTGCTCAGCGCCGAGGGAGCCATCCCGCTGCAGAGCATGCGCAAGGGCACGCTCGACTCCCGCGACTGGACCACCGTCGCCGCCACCCGCGGCCGCATCAACGACGCGCCCCTCTATATCGACGACAGCCCCAATATGACGCTGGTCGAGATCCGCGCCAAGTGCCGTCGCCTGAAGCAGCGCGAGGGTCTGAAGATGGTCGTCATCGACTACCTGCAGCTGCTCACCAGCGGTAAGCGGGTCGAGTCGCGTCAGCAGGAGGTCAGTGAGTTCTCGCGCGCGCTGAAGCTGATGGCGAAGGAGTTGCAGGTTCCCGTCATCGCCCTGTCGCAGCTGAACCGTGGTGCCGAGCAGCGCGCCGACAAGAAGCCGGCCCTGAGCGACCTGCGTGAGTCGGGCTCGATCGAGCAGGATGCCGACATGGTGGTGCTCCTGCACCGCGAGGCGGCGTACGAGAAGGACTCCCCGCGTGCCGGTGAGGCGGATCTGATCGTGGCGAAGCACCGTAACGGCCCGACGGACACGATCACGGTGGCGTTCCAGGGGCACTATTCGCGGTTCGCGGATATGGCGCCGGGGATGTAG
- a CDS encoding Imm70 family immunity protein, with protein sequence MSVSLRVGPIAYPIGRADFLGSFFDTVAVRLEGGSRGSRFPTLAALYRDGELSADAASSARDELVRAEHELGQHPPTAVVWDIHRPGVLPPWGSDIAATITSLGDYFVTADGRPLNAVMDAAFDASARTGKPARIA encoded by the coding sequence ATGAGTGTGAGCCTGCGAGTGGGTCCGATCGCGTATCCGATCGGTCGCGCCGACTTCCTCGGCTCGTTCTTCGATACGGTCGCGGTTCGGCTGGAGGGCGGTTCGCGCGGGTCTCGGTTCCCGACGCTCGCGGCGCTCTATCGCGACGGTGAACTGTCTGCGGATGCCGCGAGCTCAGCGCGCGACGAACTCGTGCGCGCGGAGCACGAGCTGGGTCAGCACCCGCCGACGGCCGTGGTCTGGGACATCCACCGGCCGGGCGTTCTTCCGCCCTGGGGGAGTGACATCGCCGCCACGATCACGTCGCTCGGCGACTACTTCGTCACGGCTGACGGGCGGCCGCTGAACGCGGTGATGGATGCTGCGTTCGATGCGAGTGCCCGCACGGGCAAGCCGGCGCGGATTGCCTGA
- a CDS encoding nucleobase:cation symporter-2 family protein has translation MTTADDKAAKAAARKARAGANGVDTIPPLAKLFPLGLQHVLALYAGAVAVPLIVGGALGYSAQDLAFLISADLFIAGIATIVQSVGFWRFGVRLPLMQGVTFAAVGPMIAIGTQHGIQTIFGSVIACGLFMILVAPFFAQLLRFFPPIVTGTVILIIGLSLMRVAAGWITTGSTADEPGAPPINIAFAFGTLLLIVLIERFAPAAIARVSVLLGLVLGTLAALFVPGMVDWSNVGEAGWFAIVTPFHFGLPVFEFASILSMVIVGIVIMTETTGDMVAVGEIVEKPVTRRQLADGLRADGLGTVLGGIFNTFPYTAFAQNVGLVSLTGVRSRYVATMAGAILVVLGVVPKVSAIVEGVPRAVLGGAGIALFGMVAASGIRTLAKVKFNNKNVLIVALSVGVALLPTVSPTIYDRFPTWFQLIFDSGISAGAIVAILLNLLLNSSDVRAQAATEPALGAYDAVRGPAAAALVHPEAEGTGLIPTAALDDPEEKKSTPSA, from the coding sequence ATGACGACGGCGGACGACAAAGCGGCGAAGGCCGCCGCACGCAAGGCACGGGCGGGCGCGAACGGGGTCGACACGATCCCGCCGCTGGCGAAGCTCTTCCCCCTCGGGCTGCAGCACGTTCTCGCGCTCTACGCCGGTGCGGTCGCCGTGCCGCTCATCGTGGGAGGCGCGCTCGGATACAGCGCGCAAGACCTGGCGTTCCTCATCAGCGCCGACCTGTTCATCGCGGGCATCGCCACGATCGTGCAGTCCGTCGGCTTCTGGCGATTCGGTGTGCGCCTGCCGCTCATGCAGGGCGTCACGTTCGCCGCGGTCGGTCCGATGATCGCGATCGGCACGCAGCATGGCATCCAGACGATCTTCGGCTCCGTGATCGCGTGCGGGCTGTTCATGATCCTCGTCGCGCCGTTCTTCGCGCAGCTGCTGCGCTTCTTCCCGCCGATCGTGACGGGTACCGTCATCCTGATCATCGGCCTGTCGCTCATGCGCGTCGCCGCGGGCTGGATCACGACCGGATCGACCGCCGACGAGCCCGGCGCTCCGCCCATCAACATCGCGTTCGCCTTCGGGACGCTCCTGCTCATCGTTCTCATCGAACGCTTCGCGCCCGCGGCGATCGCGCGCGTATCGGTTCTCCTGGGTCTCGTCCTGGGAACGCTGGCGGCCCTGTTCGTCCCGGGGATGGTCGACTGGTCGAACGTGGGTGAGGCCGGGTGGTTCGCAATCGTCACGCCGTTCCACTTCGGGCTGCCGGTGTTCGAGTTCGCCTCGATCCTGTCGATGGTCATCGTCGGCATCGTCATCATGACCGAGACGACGGGCGACATGGTCGCCGTCGGCGAGATCGTCGAGAAGCCCGTCACGCGGCGTCAACTCGCCGACGGCCTGCGTGCCGACGGCCTGGGTACCGTCCTCGGGGGAATCTTCAACACCTTCCCGTACACCGCGTTCGCGCAGAACGTCGGTCTCGTCTCGCTCACCGGCGTGCGCTCGCGCTACGTCGCCACCATGGCGGGAGCGATCCTCGTCGTCCTCGGCGTCGTCCCCAAGGTGTCGGCCATCGTCGAGGGCGTGCCGCGTGCGGTGCTGGGCGGCGCGGGCATCGCCCTGTTCGGGATGGTCGCCGCCAGTGGCATCCGGACGCTCGCGAAGGTGAAGTTCAACAACAAGAACGTTCTGATCGTCGCCCTGTCGGTGGGCGTCGCTCTGCTGCCGACGGTGTCGCCCACGATCTACGACCGCTTCCCGACCTGGTTCCAGCTCATCTTCGACTCGGGCATCTCGGCCGGCGCCATCGTCGCGATCCTGCTGAACCTGCTGCTCAACAGCTCCGATGTGCGAGCGCAGGCCGCGACCGAGCCCGCGCTCGGGGCGTACGACGCCGTCCGCGGCCCCGCCGCAGCCGCTCTCGTACACCCCGAGGCGGAGGGGACCGGCCTCATCCCCACCGCGGCGCTGGATGACCCGGAAGAAAAGAAGTCGACCCCCTCGGCGTGA
- a CDS encoding amidohydrolase family protein — protein sequence MRVYSASLVLPITAPPIPGGAIAVAGGRIRHVGDREWVVHELRARGVAFDEVHWPGVLTPGLVNAHSHLQYTGMAEVGRGSYAGFDDWDDAFTPVYRAGHDWAQDAAAGALQMIAAGTTAVADIVTDVEAASALHDARLHGITYWEVMSWTNAAWAERGRAEVEARLDALPAPPGTGLSPHAPYSLDVEPLLEIPDIVRERGSRLHLHLGEAAFEREHGDAAPWQERRPASFRALRDQGFGTGATEFVDELGVLGPDCHIAHGVYMTARDRATLRARGTTVALCPRSNAVIGLDEPPVAAYLVEGNALAVGTDSLASSPSLDLLADLAVLHRLARAQGYANRDLSELLLRAATLGGAHAMGLDTGPARTGYLAVGAVADLAFFDIPVSEVADTIEHLVTGGAGSAAATLIDGVVRSASAAFTRETGVSAHD from the coding sequence ATGAGGGTGTACTCGGCATCCCTCGTCCTTCCGATCACGGCGCCGCCCATCCCGGGTGGGGCGATCGCGGTGGCGGGCGGGCGCATCCGGCACGTCGGCGACCGTGAGTGGGTCGTGCACGAGCTGCGGGCGCGGGGCGTCGCCTTCGACGAGGTGCACTGGCCGGGCGTGCTCACCCCGGGCCTGGTCAACGCGCACTCGCACCTGCAGTACACCGGCATGGCCGAGGTGGGTCGTGGGTCGTACGCGGGCTTCGACGACTGGGACGACGCGTTCACCCCGGTCTACCGCGCGGGTCACGACTGGGCTCAGGATGCCGCCGCGGGCGCGCTGCAGATGATCGCGGCGGGCACGACCGCCGTCGCCGACATCGTCACCGACGTCGAGGCCGCTTCGGCCCTGCACGACGCACGGCTGCACGGCATCACCTATTGGGAGGTGATGAGCTGGACCAACGCCGCCTGGGCCGAGCGGGGACGCGCCGAGGTGGAGGCCCGGCTCGACGCGCTGCCCGCACCTCCCGGCACGGGGCTCTCGCCGCACGCGCCGTACTCGCTCGACGTGGAGCCGCTGCTGGAGATCCCCGACATCGTGCGCGAGCGGGGGAGCCGCCTGCACCTGCACCTGGGCGAGGCCGCGTTCGAGCGGGAGCACGGCGACGCCGCGCCCTGGCAGGAGCGGCGACCCGCCAGCTTCCGGGCGCTGCGCGACCAGGGGTTCGGCACCGGCGCCACCGAGTTCGTCGACGAGCTCGGCGTGCTCGGCCCCGACTGTCATATCGCCCACGGGGTATATATGACCGCGCGCGACCGTGCCACCCTCCGCGCCCGCGGAACGACGGTGGCCCTGTGCCCGCGATCGAACGCCGTGATCGGACTCGACGAGCCGCCCGTGGCGGCCTACCTCGTCGAGGGGAATGCGCTCGCCGTGGGCACCGACTCGTTGGCATCCAGTCCCTCGCTCGACCTCTTGGCCGACCTCGCGGTCTTGCATCGCCTCGCACGGGCCCAGGGGTACGCCAACCGCGACCTGTCGGAGCTGCTGCTGCGCGCGGCGACGCTGGGCGGGGCGCACGCGATGGGCCTCGACACGGGCCCCGCGCGCACGGGCTACCTGGCGGTGGGGGCCGTCGCCGACCTCGCGTTCTTCGACATCCCGGTGTCGGAGGTCGCTGACACCATCGAGCACCTGGTGACGGGCGGCGCCGGCAGCGCGGCCGCCACCCTCATCGACGGCGTGGTGCGCTCGGCATCCGCCGCGTTCACGAGAGAGACCGGAGTATCCGCTCATGACTGA
- the rpsR gene encoding 30S ribosomal protein S18, whose product MAGKATGDRRKPRKGAKNAAPAKAIRVGVIDYKDVATLRKFISERGKIRARRITGVSVQEQRLIARAIKNAREMALLPYAGAGR is encoded by the coding sequence ATGGCTGGCAAGGCCACTGGCGACCGCCGCAAGCCGCGGAAGGGCGCGAAGAACGCAGCCCCCGCGAAGGCGATCCGCGTCGGCGTCATCGACTACAAGGACGTCGCAACCCTCCGCAAGTTCATCTCGGAGCGCGGCAAGATCCGCGCCCGTCGTATCACCGGTGTCTCCGTGCAGGAGCAGCGCCTGATCGCCCGCGCCATCAAGAACGCGCGCGAGATGGCTCTCCTGCCCTACGCCGGCGCCGGCCGCTAA
- a CDS encoding adenosylhomocysteinase: MTDPRAPERIVRRFARASNLMLAGRPFAVRGADVSGLHDLLVRLGGIPSSEPTPGRVEFDPDADTITLDGAPLPERGDAAGRIAFARTHMPVSAAMAERLDLTGLRVGVAMVLEPKTAVLSLLLRERGAEVSVYAHPDETDPAVADALRAQDFAVTADPALSGAAELAAARAFLRARLDVLLDDGAHLIRLAHDDDPALVAGWIGACEETTSGLTPLRRMQDAGMLRTAVMAVNDARTKTMFDNRYGTGQSCVFAIADLLEERGIAVTDQPALVLGYGPVGRGVAAHLRALGAEVRVAETDPVRALEARHDGYPTGRAVSLSQGALVVSATGVPATVTAEIARAARVIAVAGGVPGEVVTDAEPEAVLLGGGGAVNITAAEGNPIEIMDLSFAVQLAALGELLHRRPAPGVHALGPDVDDLVAREALRVRGAEIDPPRPLDPEGLDEWRSPRYAGGAR, encoded by the coding sequence GTGACCGACCCTCGCGCACCCGAGCGCATCGTCCGGCGCTTCGCGCGCGCGTCCAATCTCATGCTCGCCGGCCGCCCCTTCGCCGTGCGGGGCGCCGACGTGTCGGGCCTGCACGATCTGCTCGTGCGGCTGGGTGGCATCCCGAGTTCCGAACCGACCCCCGGGCGGGTGGAGTTCGACCCGGATGCCGACACCATCACCCTCGACGGTGCCCCGCTGCCCGAGCGCGGCGACGCCGCCGGCCGCATCGCCTTCGCCCGCACCCACATGCCCGTGTCGGCCGCGATGGCCGAACGTCTCGACCTGACCGGCCTGCGCGTGGGGGTGGCGATGGTGCTCGAGCCCAAGACCGCGGTGCTGTCGCTGCTGCTGCGCGAGCGCGGGGCCGAGGTGTCGGTGTACGCGCACCCCGACGAGACCGACCCGGCGGTGGCCGACGCGCTGCGGGCGCAGGATTTCGCGGTCACAGCCGATCCGGCGCTGAGCGGGGCGGCGGAGCTCGCCGCCGCCCGCGCCTTCCTGCGCGCACGCCTCGACGTGCTGCTCGACGATGGGGCGCACCTCATCCGCCTCGCCCACGACGACGATCCTGCCCTCGTCGCCGGGTGGATCGGCGCGTGCGAAGAGACCACGAGCGGGTTGACGCCCCTGCGCCGGATGCAGGATGCCGGGATGCTGCGCACCGCGGTGATGGCGGTCAACGACGCCCGCACCAAGACCATGTTCGACAACCGCTACGGCACCGGCCAGTCGTGCGTGTTCGCGATCGCCGATCTGCTCGAGGAACGGGGGATCGCGGTCACCGACCAGCCGGCGCTCGTGCTCGGGTACGGCCCCGTCGGCCGGGGCGTGGCGGCGCACCTGCGCGCGCTCGGCGCGGAGGTGCGCGTCGCCGAGACCGACCCGGTGCGGGCGCTCGAGGCGCGTCACGACGGCTATCCCACCGGGCGGGCGGTGTCCCTGTCGCAGGGCGCTCTCGTCGTATCGGCGACCGGCGTCCCCGCAACCGTCACCGCTGAGATCGCCCGGGCGGCGCGGGTGATCGCCGTGGCCGGGGGAGTGCCCGGCGAGGTCGTGACGGATGCCGAGCCCGAAGCTGTGCTGCTCGGCGGGGGAGGAGCCGTGAACATCACCGCGGCCGAGGGCAATCCCATCGAGATCATGGACCTGTCGTTCGCCGTGCAGCTCGCCGCCCTCGGCGAGCTGCTTCACCGTCGCCCCGCGCCGGGCGTGCACGCCCTGGGTCCCGACGTCGACGACCTCGTCGCGCGGGAGGCGCTCCGCGTGCGCGGCGCCGAGATCGACCCGCCCCGGCCCCTCGACCCCGAGGGCCTCGATGAGTGGCGCTCACCGCGCTATGCCGGAGGTGCGCGATGA
- a CDS encoding amino acid ABC transporter ATP-binding protein, producing the protein MSVLDVKSVRKAFGDHVVLDGIDLSIDQHEVVVLIGASGSGKSTLLRTVNLIERVDDGQILLNGDDLTDPAIDQDAARARIGVVFQHFNLFPHLRVIENVTLAARKVHRMPKAEAYARGTELLEQLGLGAKAREFPDRLSGGQQQRVAIVRAVMTDPELLLLDEITSALDPQLVGEVLDLVRVLRDRGSTMLMATHEMSFAREVADRIVFMKGGRIVEQGTPAQILDAPQHPDTIAFLERERRGGAL; encoded by the coding sequence ATGAGCGTGCTTGACGTCAAAAGCGTGCGCAAGGCCTTCGGCGACCACGTCGTGCTCGACGGGATCGACCTCTCGATCGATCAGCACGAGGTGGTCGTGCTGATCGGAGCCTCGGGCTCGGGAAAGTCGACACTGCTGCGCACCGTCAACCTCATCGAGCGCGTCGACGACGGTCAGATCCTGCTGAACGGCGACGACCTCACCGACCCCGCCATCGATCAAGACGCCGCGCGCGCCCGCATCGGCGTGGTCTTCCAGCACTTCAACCTCTTTCCGCACCTGCGCGTGATCGAGAACGTCACGCTGGCCGCGCGCAAGGTGCACCGGATGCCGAAGGCCGAGGCCTACGCCCGCGGCACCGAGCTGCTGGAGCAGCTGGGACTCGGGGCCAAGGCCCGCGAGTTCCCCGATCGCCTGTCCGGCGGGCAGCAGCAGCGCGTGGCGATCGTTCGCGCCGTGATGACCGATCCCGAGTTGCTGCTGCTCGATGAGATCACGTCGGCGCTCGACCCGCAGCTGGTGGGTGAGGTGCTCGATCTCGTGCGCGTGCTGCGCGACCGCGGCTCGACCATGCTCATGGCCACGCACGAGATGTCGTTCGCCCGCGAGGTGGCCGACCGCATCGTGTTCATGAAGGGCGGACGCATCGTCGAGCAGGGCACGCCGGCGCAGATTCTCGACGCGCCGCAGCACCCCGACACGATCGCGTTCCTCGAGCGCGAGCGACGCGGCGGCGCGCTCTGA
- a CDS encoding cupin domain-containing protein: MTDDRPTTARLLDLEPHPEGGWFRRMWTGSYRVETPAGERPAATCIHYLLTPGEESAWHVVTSDEVWLWHGPGALELSLGGDGDEPGAAQTVTLGADLAAGHVLQHTVPAGVWQAARPSGDAEVVVSCLVSPGFTFDDWRLAE; the protein is encoded by the coding sequence ATGACTGACGACCGCCCCACCACCGCCCGCCTGCTCGATCTCGAGCCGCACCCCGAGGGCGGCTGGTTCCGGCGCATGTGGACGGGGTCGTACCGGGTCGAGACGCCGGCGGGTGAGCGGCCGGCCGCCACGTGCATCCACTACCTGCTCACCCCCGGTGAAGAGAGCGCGTGGCACGTCGTCACGAGCGACGAGGTGTGGCTCTGGCACGGCCCGGGCGCGCTCGAGCTGTCGCTCGGCGGCGACGGTGACGAACCCGGTGCCGCGCAGACAGTGACCCTCGGGGCCGATCTGGCCGCGGGGCACGTGTTGCAGCACACCGTTCCCGCCGGGGTGTGGCAGGCGGCGCGACCCTCGGGCGATGCCGAGGTGGTCGTCAGCTGCCTCGTCTCGCCCGGTTTCACCTTCGACGACTGGCGCCTCGCGGAGTGA
- the rplI gene encoding 50S ribosomal protein L9: MAKLILTNEVTGLGSAGDVVEVKNGYARNYLIPQGFAVAWSRGGEKQVASIRAARESRAIHAHEDAVALKNTLESNTVKLAVKAGNEGRLFGSVKPADVADAVKAAGLGELDKRKIQITSAIKSVGEHEATVRLRDDVTAVITLQVVAAK, encoded by the coding sequence ATGGCAAAGCTGATTCTCACGAATGAGGTCACCGGGCTCGGTAGCGCCGGTGATGTTGTCGAGGTCAAGAACGGGTACGCCCGCAACTACCTCATCCCGCAGGGCTTCGCCGTGGCCTGGAGCCGCGGTGGCGAGAAGCAGGTCGCGTCGATCCGCGCCGCTCGCGAGTCCCGCGCGATCCACGCGCACGAAGACGCCGTGGCCCTGAAGAACACGCTCGAGTCGAACACCGTCAAGCTCGCCGTCAAGGCCGGCAACGAGGGACGCCTCTTCGGTTCGGTCAAGCCCGCCGACGTCGCCGACGCCGTCAAGGCCGCCGGTCTCGGCGAGCTCGACAAGCGCAAGATCCAGATCACCTCCGCGATCAAGTCGGTCGGCGAGCACGAGGCGACCGTTCGCCTGCGTGACGACGTCACCGCCGTGATCACCCTCCAGGTGGTCGCCGCGAAGTAA
- a CDS encoding TetR/AcrR family transcriptional regulator gives MPSAAEPVSRRARPAKAPLSRQSILEAAVALIRENGVDAVSLRHVAARVETGPASLYAYFGNRDILLEHVLDAAYAEVSLVDATDDGHDWRDALAGTIVHTIETLETYPGLGTIALGSIPVLPGALRLAEHELALMEAGGVPADRAALAVDLIAQFAASTAVERTVRLNRGDIGDDREHVRAAYDGADPDRFPHVARSASLLTGPDDAARRDFAIDVLLAGIERSGERVRDA, from the coding sequence ATGCCGTCAGCCGCAGAACCGGTCTCGCGCCGCGCCCGCCCCGCGAAGGCGCCGCTGTCCCGGCAGTCGATCCTCGAGGCGGCGGTGGCCCTGATCCGCGAGAACGGCGTCGACGCGGTCAGCCTGCGACACGTCGCGGCACGGGTCGAAACCGGCCCCGCCTCGCTCTACGCGTACTTCGGCAACCGCGACATCCTGCTCGAGCACGTCCTGGATGCCGCGTACGCGGAGGTGTCCCTCGTGGATGCCACCGACGACGGCCACGACTGGCGAGACGCCCTCGCCGGCACCATCGTCCACACGATCGAGACGCTGGAGACCTACCCCGGCCTCGGCACGATCGCGCTCGGCTCGATCCCGGTCCTCCCCGGTGCTCTCCGTCTCGCGGAACACGAGTTGGCGCTCATGGAGGCGGGCGGTGTTCCCGCCGACCGCGCCGCTCTCGCGGTCGACCTCATTGCGCAGTTCGCCGCGTCGACCGCCGTCGAGCGGACCGTCCGGCTCAACCGGGGGGACATCGGCGACGATCGTGAACACGTGCGCGCCGCATACGACGGCGCCGACCCCGACCGATTCCCGCACGTTGCTCGCTCCGCGTCGTTGCTCACCGGCCCCGACGACGCAGCGCGACGCGACTTCGCGATCGACGTGCTCCTGGCCGGAATCGAGCGCTCTGGAGAACGCGTTCGAGACGCCTGA
- a CDS encoding ABC transporter substrate-binding protein, whose product MNAFARLRRVAALTAVAAATVVSLTACAFAPTGSDAGSAPATDGALQTVTAGKLTIATGEPAFSPWVENDDPASCEGFEAAVSCAVAEKLGFAASDIVWVRSNFDSAIAPGPKDWDMNIQQFSITDERKQAVDFSSPYYTTTQAVVTTGTSPAASVTSVAELKNLPVGVMSATTSYTVAADQLGTANLSVFNSNDDAVAALQSGQVDAIVVDLPTAFYLAGAVLDDGKVVGQFPDSSAGGDELAYVLPKGSALTTPVSDAIDALRADGTLEQLQQKWLADAVDAPVLK is encoded by the coding sequence GTGAACGCTTTCGCACGCCTGCGCCGCGTCGCCGCCCTGACCGCCGTGGCTGCCGCCACGGTCGTCTCGCTCACCGCCTGCGCTTTCGCCCCCACCGGCTCCGACGCCGGGTCGGCCCCCGCCACCGACGGGGCACTGCAGACCGTCACCGCGGGCAAGCTCACCATCGCCACCGGCGAGCCCGCCTTCTCGCCGTGGGTCGAGAACGACGACCCCGCCTCGTGCGAGGGCTTCGAGGCCGCCGTTTCGTGCGCCGTGGCCGAGAAGCTCGGCTTCGCCGCGAGCGACATCGTGTGGGTGCGCTCGAACTTCGACAGCGCCATCGCGCCCGGTCCGAAGGACTGGGACATGAACATCCAGCAGTTCTCGATCACCGACGAGCGCAAGCAGGCCGTCGACTTCTCGTCGCCCTACTACACCACCACCCAGGCGGTCGTGACGACCGGCACCTCGCCGGCCGCCTCGGTCACCTCGGTCGCCGAGCTGAAGAACCTGCCCGTCGGCGTGATGAGCGCGACCACGAGCTACACCGTCGCGGCCGACCAGCTCGGCACCGCCAACCTCAGCGTCTTCAACTCCAACGACGACGCCGTCGCAGCGCTGCAGTCGGGCCAGGTCGACGCGATCGTGGTCGACCTGCCGACCGCGTTCTACCTCGCCGGTGCCGTACTCGACGATGGCAAGGTCGTGGGTCAGTTCCCCGACTCCTCGGCCGGAGGCGACGAGCTCGCGTACGTGCTGCCCAAGGGCTCGGCACTGACCACGCCGGTCTCCGACGCGATCGACGCCCTGCGCGCCGACGGCACGCTCGAGCAGCTGCAGCAGAAGTGGCTCGCCGACGCGGTCGACGCACCCGTCCTGAAGTAA